In one window of Legionella fallonii LLAP-10 DNA:
- a CDS encoding type IV pilin protein, producing MQGFTLVELLITLIIVGILVTIAYPSYKAYLMKSRRSDALQTLTQDQLILERCYSTNFSYSTACGALPAFPQTSTQGFYSITISNLGTSTYTLTATPIGSQAQDTTCANISVNQANARTANNSSNTSQSICWNPT from the coding sequence ATCCAAGGATTTACCCTGGTAGAACTCCTCATCACCCTGATAATAGTGGGAATACTCGTAACTATAGCGTACCCATCCTATAAGGCTTATCTGATGAAATCGCGCCGTTCGGATGCATTACAAACGCTGACGCAGGATCAACTTATTCTAGAGCGTTGTTATTCAACTAATTTTTCGTATAGTACAGCATGCGGCGCGCTTCCTGCTTTTCCTCAAACATCAACACAAGGATTTTACAGCATTACTATTTCAAACTTAGGAACATCAACGTATACCTTAACGGCAACACCTATTGGTTCTCAAGCTCAAGATACAACATGTGCCAACATCAGTGTAAATCAAGCCAATGCTCGAACGGCTAATAACTCGTCTAATACATCACAATCCATCTGCTGGAATCCGACATAA
- a CDS encoding pilus assembly protein, with translation MDALRTKKYGKESNRRVPKLLLTIFLSQVSSAGSVPSLVIPQVSLIMSSPIHPQVLILIGNSQSMDGTLSGAIMTGSGSLASSLSSLNNSSSPVNYTVPAGFTPPVQAANSSGLAPYTVTQSGHLVDNGPSRLNVAKAGVKAIIQAYMQSTDFSLATYSTSGASTYNTWVYYMSPQTSNFVFTNTQVTGNRYIANPCYNYSSDSSTISSNCSSIGSFFGSTLVSSSLYMQIGESSDDPNINDVLYAGSGFPGIFLTYSGPSPASPYPPNFSLSNYNNGSVLITYQKSAPNIGSFGTSPTNAGFVPYSPQVIYAQRGFGYYGSQTANTGTILVPMTTAGTNPTTTSVTNAINAFLPYLLPETNSSTTTEIKDIATQSPIAGLLAKANSYLTALGTTSGNGCPQKKYVILISDGLPTEDLSGNLWPPLGSAAAIGYGVSATFNADGSLKSTNDQALTNTINNIKTLNANGILTYVIGLGAGVNPTINPQAAATLTAMAVAGGTNNYYPATDPTSLVNDLNNIMVSIQNGSFTTSAASVSSTQLSNGAVEYVTSFVSNDTPYQDWTGNLQAISLNSTTGFPTGTIIWAAQGLLDTLVAGTGWSATRLIATWNPSTSAGVPFEWANISTAQQSQLQPSDTLGQSRLQYLRGNTALEIRNGGTFRNRSHILGDIIDSQVVYVGPPEGAIQASSYTSFVSSQKNRQPMLYVGANDGMLHAFNASTGKELFAFIPNAVFSNLHNLTASLYNQSHLFFVDGSPQSGDVQFADSSWHTIVVSGENAGGNSIFALDVTNPISINSETLLAQSVLWEFTDSDLGLTYSPPQIAEIGSSSSTPLTFAVFFGNGYNNPNNNAVLYAVNPQTGALLTKINLCTAVPSACNANAPQGLSSVTVANSNGLQGVPITVVYAGDLQGNLWAIDVTDPSPANWTTRLLFQAKDSGGNAQPITTTPVVTLNPNYPRRQGLFIMFGTGQLLTASDLLNTQTQSIYGVWDKPSANTTFTRSNLQQQTLSQVSPAQSGLSQTILTVTSNTINWLSQDGWFVDLPSAGQRTITNPALLNGAFIATLNTPPLTACGSAFSSMLLELNYKTGGAFSNAQLDVAGNGNLNNQPKFNGSYAVGIGLSNSYANAPTLIGTNKNGNSVILITQSNGTQSSVINPNNTPRKIGWWQLQ, from the coding sequence ATGGACGCATTAAGAACAAAGAAGTATGGAAAGGAATCTAATAGAAGAGTCCCCAAGCTCCTCTTAACCATATTCCTATCGCAAGTAAGTAGCGCAGGCTCCGTGCCCTCCCTGGTTATTCCTCAAGTATCGTTGATCATGTCCAGCCCCATTCATCCTCAAGTACTTATCTTAATTGGCAACTCTCAATCGATGGATGGAACATTAAGTGGCGCGATAATGACTGGCTCAGGTTCTCTTGCTTCAAGCTTAAGCTCCTTAAATAATTCGAGCTCTCCAGTTAACTATACAGTGCCCGCGGGTTTTACTCCCCCTGTTCAAGCAGCAAACAGTAGTGGACTAGCGCCCTATACCGTAACACAAAGTGGCCATTTGGTAGATAATGGCCCAAGCCGACTCAATGTGGCAAAAGCAGGGGTTAAGGCGATTATTCAGGCTTATATGCAATCCACTGATTTTTCTTTGGCTACTTACAGCACCAGTGGTGCCTCAACTTATAATACCTGGGTGTACTATATGTCCCCTCAAACCAGTAATTTTGTTTTCACCAATACTCAAGTTACGGGAAATAGATATATTGCGAATCCCTGCTATAACTACAGCTCTGATTCCTCGACAATTTCCAGTAATTGCTCCTCCATTGGTAGCTTTTTTGGTTCTACACTAGTGTCTTCGAGCTTGTATATGCAAATTGGAGAGTCCAGTGACGACCCCAATATAAATGACGTACTTTATGCCGGTAGTGGATTTCCTGGGATATTCTTGACTTATAGTGGTCCCTCACCGGCTAGTCCCTACCCACCCAATTTCTCATTAAGTAATTACAATAATGGCAGCGTATTAATAACTTACCAAAAATCAGCACCCAACATTGGTAGCTTTGGTACCTCTCCTACTAATGCAGGTTTTGTGCCTTATTCACCTCAGGTCATCTATGCACAGCGTGGTTTTGGTTATTATGGCAGTCAAACTGCCAATACGGGTACTATTCTAGTTCCTATGACCACTGCAGGTACTAATCCAACCACAACTAGCGTCACCAATGCCATCAATGCTTTTTTGCCCTATCTGTTGCCTGAAACAAATTCCTCAACCACAACTGAAATAAAAGATATAGCAACACAATCACCTATTGCAGGATTATTAGCGAAAGCTAATAGTTATCTTACCGCTCTTGGTACCACTAGCGGGAACGGATGCCCACAAAAAAAATACGTTATTTTGATTTCTGATGGTTTGCCAACCGAAGATCTTAGTGGAAATTTATGGCCACCATTGGGAAGTGCAGCGGCTATTGGTTACGGTGTTAGTGCAACATTTAACGCGGATGGCTCATTAAAATCGACGAATGATCAGGCATTAACGAATACTATAAATAATATAAAAACTTTAAATGCTAATGGCATTTTAACCTATGTTATCGGGCTGGGGGCCGGCGTTAATCCAACAATCAATCCTCAAGCAGCAGCAACACTAACAGCTATGGCCGTTGCAGGTGGTACCAATAATTATTATCCCGCTACTGATCCGACTTCATTAGTTAATGATCTCAATAATATTATGGTTTCTATCCAAAATGGTTCATTTACTACTTCTGCAGCCTCAGTCAGCTCTACTCAACTAAGTAATGGAGCAGTGGAATATGTTACTAGCTTTGTGTCTAATGATACTCCTTACCAAGATTGGACAGGTAATTTACAAGCGATCTCCCTAAACTCCACTACAGGATTCCCCACAGGTACTATAATTTGGGCAGCACAAGGACTACTTGATACTTTAGTTGCTGGAACGGGATGGTCAGCTACTCGATTGATAGCGACATGGAATCCATCAACTAGTGCTGGAGTTCCTTTTGAATGGGCCAATATATCTACTGCCCAACAAAGCCAATTGCAGCCTTCAGATACACTAGGACAAAGCAGATTACAGTACCTTCGAGGTAATACAGCATTAGAAATACGAAATGGGGGAACATTTCGCAATCGTTCTCATATTTTGGGGGATATCATAGACAGTCAAGTTGTATACGTTGGCCCCCCCGAAGGTGCGATTCAAGCCTCCAGTTATACTTCTTTTGTTAGTTCACAAAAAAATCGTCAACCTATGCTCTATGTTGGAGCTAATGATGGCATGCTGCATGCGTTTAATGCCTCTACAGGAAAAGAACTCTTTGCCTTTATTCCTAATGCTGTATTTTCTAACCTCCATAATCTGACGGCATCACTTTATAACCAAAGCCATCTATTTTTTGTCGATGGCTCACCGCAAAGTGGAGACGTACAATTTGCCGATAGTAGCTGGCATACTATTGTCGTCAGTGGTGAAAATGCTGGAGGCAATAGTATCTTTGCGTTGGATGTAACCAACCCAATCAGTATTAACTCAGAGACACTTTTAGCTCAATCCGTCCTTTGGGAATTTACTGATAGCGATCTGGGCCTGACATACAGCCCGCCCCAAATTGCTGAAATTGGTTCATCTAGTTCTACACCGTTAACCTTTGCGGTATTTTTTGGTAATGGCTACAACAATCCGAACAATAATGCCGTGTTGTATGCGGTCAATCCGCAGACTGGTGCGCTCTTGACCAAAATTAACCTATGCACCGCGGTGCCCAGTGCCTGCAATGCTAATGCCCCTCAAGGACTCTCCTCTGTCACTGTAGCAAACAGCAATGGTCTACAAGGAGTGCCAATTACTGTGGTCTATGCAGGAGATCTACAGGGAAATTTATGGGCTATTGATGTCACTGACCCAAGCCCAGCCAATTGGACTACTCGATTACTATTTCAAGCAAAAGACTCTGGTGGTAATGCCCAACCAATCACAACAACGCCTGTGGTAACCTTAAACCCTAACTATCCCCGCCGCCAAGGTCTATTCATCATGTTTGGTACTGGTCAACTACTTACAGCCTCCGATCTGCTCAATACTCAAACTCAAAGCATTTATGGAGTGTGGGATAAACCATCCGCCAACACAACCTTTACTCGCTCTAACCTACAACAGCAAACATTAAGCCAAGTCAGCCCAGCGCAATCAGGCCTCTCACAAACCATATTGACCGTAACGAGCAATACGATTAATTGGCTAAGTCAGGACGGATGGTTTGTCGATCTACCCAGCGCAGGGCAAAGAACTATAACCAATCCAGCACTTCTTAACGGAGCATTTATTGCAACACTGAATACCCCTCCTTTAACGGCCTGCGGCAGCGCATTTAGTTCGATGCTCTTAGAACTCAATTACAAAACTGGTGGCGCGTTTTCGAACGCACAATTGGACGTTGCCGGCAATGGTAATTTAAATAACCAACCCAAATTTAATGGTAGTTATGCCGTAGGAATAGGATTATCAAACAGTTATGCCAACGCACCAACATTAATAGGAACGAATAAAAATGGTAATTCTGTCATTCTAATTACTCAGTCCAACGGAACGCAATCGTCCGTCATTAATCCTAACAATACACCACGAAAAATAGGATGGTGGCAACTGCAATAA